In Daucus carota subsp. sativus chromosome 4, DH1 v3.0, whole genome shotgun sequence, one DNA window encodes the following:
- the LOC108216507 gene encoding uncharacterized protein LOC108216507 isoform X2 has protein sequence MRRRSSNDVQTCGNVSSANRENLEPNKAYESLPESSFQTPARNDNVHQQPSHSTLGSCTGTRNCTSSQAAKTTTMAYCPTQSSGNQILGGKTQGYLTPSQRRLLGVDLSGKHSIISRHFDFSTHLEKSLDINRLFCLKSEIHWILSKCFSLTTRRHSSLDSSFKKLSHLAWY, from the exons ATG CGGAGGCGATCTTCCAATGATGTGCAGACATGTGGTAATGTGTCATCTGCGAATCGTGAGAATTTGGAACCGAATAAAGCATATGAATCTCTGCCAGAATCAAGTTTTCAGACTCCAGCACGTAATGATAATGTACACCAGCAGCCATCACACTCCACCCTGGGTTCATGTACAG GTACACGGAATTGTACTTCATCTCAGGCTGCTAAAACAACAACAATGGCTTACTGCCCTACCCAGAGTTCAG GTAATCAGATTCTTGGTGGCAAAACGCAGGGCTATCTTACGCCATCACAAAGAAGGCTACTTGGTGTTGATCTGTCTGGTAAACATTCTATTATAAGCAGGCATTTTGATTTTAGTACACATTTGGAGAAGTCGCTGGATATCAACAGATTGTTCTGCTTGAAAAGTGAAATTCACTGGATTTTAAGCAAGTGTTTCAGTTTGACAACCAGACGCCACTCTTCATTAGACAGCTCATTCAAAAAACTCTCACACCTTGCGTGGTATTGA
- the LOC108216507 gene encoding uncharacterized protein LOC108216507 isoform X1 has protein sequence MDSGRKRIPLGVLSPSADRNAQRRRSSNDVQTCGNVSSANRENLEPNKAYESLPESSFQTPARNDNVHQQPSHSTLGSCTGTRNCTSSQAAKTTTMAYCPTQSSGNQILGGKTQGYLTPSQRRLLGVDLSGKHSIISRHFDFSTHLEKSLDINRLFCLKSEIHWILSKCFSLTTRRHSSLDSSFKKLSHLAWY, from the exons ATGGACAGTG GTCGTAAGCGCATACCTTTAGGTGTTCTTTCTCCTTCGGCTGATAGAAATG CACAGCGGAGGCGATCTTCCAATGATGTGCAGACATGTGGTAATGTGTCATCTGCGAATCGTGAGAATTTGGAACCGAATAAAGCATATGAATCTCTGCCAGAATCAAGTTTTCAGACTCCAGCACGTAATGATAATGTACACCAGCAGCCATCACACTCCACCCTGGGTTCATGTACAG GTACACGGAATTGTACTTCATCTCAGGCTGCTAAAACAACAACAATGGCTTACTGCCCTACCCAGAGTTCAG GTAATCAGATTCTTGGTGGCAAAACGCAGGGCTATCTTACGCCATCACAAAGAAGGCTACTTGGTGTTGATCTGTCTGGTAAACATTCTATTATAAGCAGGCATTTTGATTTTAGTACACATTTGGAGAAGTCGCTGGATATCAACAGATTGTTCTGCTTGAAAAGTGAAATTCACTGGATTTTAAGCAAGTGTTTCAGTTTGACAACCAGACGCCACTCTTCATTAGACAGCTCATTCAAAAAACTCTCACACCTTGCGTGGTATTGA
- the LOC108218146 gene encoding uncharacterized protein LOC108218146 encodes MADSSASYIHMVQHLIEKCLIFHMTKEECMEALRKHANIESVITSTVWNELEKENKEFFDAYSESHSKADRKSDAQTHKMIEKILLDQKTSKDSDG; translated from the exons ATGGCTGATTCTTCTGCTTCATATATACACATG GTGCAACACTTGATTGAGAAGTGTTTGATCTTTCACATGACGAAAGAAGAATGCATGGAAGCTCTCAGAAAACATGCAAATATTGAGTCTGTCATAACTTCAACAG TGTGGAACGAGCTAGAGAAGGAGAACAAAGAATTCTTCGACGCCTACTCCGAGTCTCACAGCAAAGCAGATCGAAAATCAGATGCCCAAACACACAAAATGATCGAGAAGATACTACTGGATCAGAAGACCTCTAAAGATTCCGACGGCTAG
- the LOC108216507 gene encoding uncharacterized protein LOC108216507 isoform X3: MDSGRKRIPLGVLSPSADRNAQRRRSSNDVQTCGNVSSANRENLEPNKAYESLPESSFQTPARNDNVHQQPSHSTLGSCTGTRNCTSSQAAKTTTMAYCPTQSSGNQILGGKTQGYLTPSQRRLLGVDLSGYIKSDSKRKDLSSPESYTQAWEAWGQ; the protein is encoded by the exons ATGGACAGTG GTCGTAAGCGCATACCTTTAGGTGTTCTTTCTCCTTCGGCTGATAGAAATG CACAGCGGAGGCGATCTTCCAATGATGTGCAGACATGTGGTAATGTGTCATCTGCGAATCGTGAGAATTTGGAACCGAATAAAGCATATGAATCTCTGCCAGAATCAAGTTTTCAGACTCCAGCACGTAATGATAATGTACACCAGCAGCCATCACACTCCACCCTGGGTTCATGTACAG GTACACGGAATTGTACTTCATCTCAGGCTGCTAAAACAACAACAATGGCTTACTGCCCTACCCAGAGTTCAG GTAATCAGATTCTTGGTGGCAAAACGCAGGGCTATCTTACGCCATCACAAAGAAGGCTACTTGGTGTTGATCTGTCTG GTTACATAAAGTCAGATTCAAAAAGAAAAGACCTTTCTTCACCAGAAAGTTATACGCAGGCTTGGGAAGCATGGGGTCAGTGA